tctTTTtgttacagtagcccagactggacaaactaaaccttttgagtttttatgacaccTGAAGGTTCTCGTTCATGTTTGGAATCCGAGGGTGAGGTTAGGTgctgttcagctgcaacacgtcacctcaccactagatgtcactacattctacacactggacctttaatatACCAACTTTGCCCCTTTTAAAGGAccagtgtgtagaattaagtgacatctagtggtgagaaAGTGAATATGAAGTGTTCATTTTGgggtaaagacaacaacaattCTTATAATGTAGACAAAACACACTAATGGAAAAACATCACCAGGAGGATTTTATATTCAATAGATCACTTTCACCTAAAtgttacacactggacctttaagctTTGAGTGTAAGTACACAAAGATGCTTGTACACGTGTTATAAATTAACAGCAGTGTATTAAATCTGCTATGACGGTGAAGTGCATGCATTCTgttgtgtgtatgggtgtgtgtgtgcatgcctgtgtttttttgtgcatgcctctgtgtgtgcgtgtgtgtgcctgtgcatgcctctgtgtgtgtgtccgtgcaggTGTGTGTCCTGCTCcccgtcctgtgtgtgtgaggagctgcaggttctTGCAGCAGATGGATTAGAGCAGGAGAGGCTCCACATCGCTTCCTGCGCCGAGTGTGTgactcacagtgtgtgtgtgtgtcagtgtgtgtcagtgtgtgtgtgtttgtgtgcatgtttgtctgCAGCTCTCACCAGGTCGGTCGGGTGCGTTTCCAGCACCGAGGGCTTCCTGCTGCAGCGCCCGCCTGACACCGCAGGTCAGTGGGTCCGTTCACACACGAGCACCGGCACTGACACGGACCGGGACCGGACCGGGACCCGAACCGGGACCCGACGGATTGTAACGTTACCTCCGCcccggggaggggggggggggataaaggGCTGCTAGCGCgttagctagcatgctaacccTTCTGGTTGTGTACGGCAGTCTGCGCTAGCTAGCTATAGCCACGTAGCTCGGCTGGCGGTGGGTCAGTTGTTTGCGGGTCCGACGCGGTGCCAGCGGCGGGGGGACATGTGGGAACAGCCTCCTCGGTGCTTCCGGTCCCGCTGCAGCTCGGTCAGCTGCTCGGACCCGGAGCGATCCGTGCACATTACCGCGCGGCTAATGTCAACAGCTAACGCgagctagcattagcattagcgcCGTGGCCGTCACCGCTGGCGGTCCGGTGCCCGGAGGAGCGGAGCCTCTGCTCGGACACACACCGGGGCCGGCTCCGGTGTGTGTCGGTACCGTTAACGGACACACAcggactcacacacatacacactacacacacagactcagggTTGAAGTGGTCCCGTGCGGCACGTGCCGTGTCCTGAACCTCAGGTGGTCCAGATGTTGCACGCGACCGGTGGGACGTGCACGGACCAGGCTTCATCCACAGGGACGTGCACGGACCAGGCTTCATCCACAGGGACGTGCACGGACCAGGGACGTGCACGGACCAGGCTTCAGTCACTAGGACGTGCACGGACCAGGCTTCATCCACAGGGACGTGCACGGACCAGGCTTCATCCACAGGGACGTGCACGGACCAGGCTTCAGTCACTAGGACGTGCACGGACCCTCCCTGGTGGTCCTGTATCCGAGCTGTGGAGGTGACCTGCAGGGAGCAGAGCCTGAACCAGaaccctggagctgctgcacagagatgCTCACCTGTTCAGTCTCTGTTCCCTGAAGCCCAGTGTCCCCAGAACCCAGacctggaccccccccccccccgggtcaGAGGAGGCATCTCAAGACCTGTTGCGTCCCAGTGGTTCCTCATTTCTCAGGCTGCTCTTAAATTCAGTTGTCAAATCTCGTCTTTTCATCCCCGACAAACAGAGACTCTGGTGAGTCCCTCCAGAGGTTCTAgtgtccctctgtccgtcctgagagacgGATCCCTCGTGTCTCTGTGACGTCCCTGCTGAGACGGGCttgttgtgttagtgtttccTGACTCACATTGTGACACAAGAGCACATCACGTCGCACTTTgatgagacaaattgtgttttgtgagtATTGTCTGTAAATCAAATTGGATTGTGCGTCGTGAAAGATGTTAATGGAGACGAGATGTCCAACAGCTGAGCATCACGTGTCCTCTTAACCAGCTCGTGCTGCACGTGTGACGAGACCAAGCGGCATTCAAACTTTCTCGTCTCGTCCAACTGCAGccctgttgctaggcaacaaaCGGCAATAAACGGCGGGACAAGCTGATGATACCGATTACGGaaatcctctgtagaccagaccGCCTCGTTTAGGGTCTGCCTTCGCCGTCCACCCGGGAACACAAAGAGCGCCCCCTTCTGGTCCTCTGAAGGACGCGGCCAcagaattgagacacagcttgttgttgttgtcatggttCACATTAGTGAGTCCcagctgctgctacagagcactcGTTGGCATGTTTGTTACTATTTCAACATATCAAGTGTCCAGATCGAGCTAAATCCAACCAGGTTTCGATCAGATCGGTTCAGTCGGTTTTGCAGAATCCTGTAAAAAGACAAATTCAAACCAGAGTCGACTCGAGATGTTTAATGAATCCGTCACATTGTCTGTCCAGCACTAACGTGAGATGTAGAAGTGTCTCAGTGTGACTCATCAGTCTTTTTCTGATTAATTCAACAGGTTTTTAACAGAGACGAGACGCTGGTggacacgccccccccccgccgtcGCCTCCGGACCCCCGAGGCagctcgtccccccccccccccagcgcagcagcagtttgaaagCTTCCACCAGACTCATGCCTGTTTGACGGGACCCAGCCCCACCGTGGCCCATGCACTGTACCCGTTCCCCTCCCTGTCCTACTCCTCCCTCAAGCTGACGCAAAACCCCAGGCaccttccccccctcccccacccccactcccACCCGGTCCCCAGCGACTCGCCGCCTCCAGCCATGGCAGCCGGCACAGAGACCGTGCACTACATCCACCTCCACAACTCCAGCCAGTCGGTGCTGGAGGCGCTGCGCACGCAGCGGCGTGAAGGCCTCTTCTGCGACGTGACCGTGAGGATCCACGACGCCTCGCTGCGTGCACACGCCTGCGTCCTGGCGGCCGGCAGCCCCTTCTTCCAGGACAAGCTGCTGCTGGGTCACTCTGAAATCTCCGTGCCGCCGCTGGTTCCCGCCGAAACCGTGAAGCAGCTGGTGGATTTCATGTACAGCGGCTCGCTGGTGGTGCTGCAGTCGCAGGCCCTCTGCATCCTCACCGCCGCCAGCATCCTGCAGATCAAGACGGTCATCGACGAGTGCACCCAGATCATCTCTCAGAGGAAGGCGGCCGcaggggcggcggcggcggctgctgctgcggcggcggcggctgcagGAAGTGCCATGCTGGGAGGAGTCCTCCCGAAGCAGGAAGAGCGTGGCGGGGGCAAAGGGCGAGAGAGCGGTGGCGGCGGGAGCTGCTCTGTTGGTGGAGCAGGTGGGGGTTATGCAAACTTCTCCAGCTTCATGGCTGAATGTGGGGCTAGCAACATGGGTGCTGGGTTAGGGGGGGGCGGCGTTGGTGTCGGCGAGAGCGGCCAAGGCCAGATGGAGCAGGCCAACACCGTGAGTCTGATGGCGCTGGGCGACTTGGGCCCCGGCTCCATGTGCGGGGACGGGATGGGCTCCGGGGCCGGCGGCATCCTCATGAAGCAGAGCTCCAGCTGCACTCAGGACGTCAGGTACAAGCTCCGGGACCTGCTGGCACAGACGGCCAACGGAGCCAACGCCGGCAGCACGGGGAACCTGTCGGCGGGCTGCAGCTCCGGCGTGGCCAGCGTGGACAGCATCGGCAGGGACAGTCTCCGCGGCAACACAACCGACCTCTCGGATGACCTGGTGGGGATGGACCGgtacagcgaggaggaggacttGGACGGGAGAGAGCGGGGGAGAGATGGAGACCGAGACAGGGGGGCGAGCCACAGCCGCAAGCAGAGGCAGCCGCTAAGACTCCAGGTAGGGGGATAAGGGGAagggttgccatggttacagctTTCAGGCATGCAGAGCTGCAACGgtttgctttttctttctttctctgcttttcCCTCTTCTCGCACTGCATTGGCGTATATCGCTGAGATGTTTCTGCACTTTGCACAATCGAGGAGAAGCCCTCGTCTTCATCTCAGCAGTCATTTCCGTGTTGATGTTCTATGGACCTCTGCATATTTACTGTACGTCATAAACAATGATGAGTGCCTGATCGAAGCCGAGTCGATGCACTGTTGTTCCTATAgaccatctgctgctgctgctgctttgctcCTGCCACTGATGAAAGCCTGATTTATCTTTTGCCTCTCAAAAAAATTGCATTGgacctcttttctctctcctcaggtgcTGGGAGGCGAGGGAGTGGTGGTGAAGGACGAAGGGGTTCAGGACACGGACGGGACCGTCTATGCCTTGGAGGAAGGGAGACGGGTCGGAGAGCATGAGGGCTCCCAGGAATCCATGGCAGGATTTGGACAGGTGGGTTTCAcccggagggaggaggaggaggaggagaaggagtttGTAAATGTGGATCCACATTCGAGAGATGCTGTAAATGTCGAGCACTTTTATTGGACGTGTGTGCGGAAGGACAACAGTCAGTAAAAGAACATCTTGCATATTTTAGTGGTTATTCCATGGATGGGTTTTCATATTCTGTAGAAGGAAACTTTGACTTTTATTGTGCTAAATTCATGCTCAGCATTTCTGTCAAGTCTTGAAGTGAGTAGACGCTGGAGCAGATTTATGCCGCAGCCTGCTCTGCCCTGCAGAATACTCCGAGAACATCTGCCACGCAGTCGGAAGGATTCAGTcgaagctgctgcagagaagtTACGACTGGAAGTAGAAGGATCCGCCCGGTTCAGGAGGGCGAAGACGTTTTGTCCTTCACGCAAAGAGAAAGCATGTGATCACAAATTGATTCAGCTCCGACACTAGAACTAATCTAATTCAGTGTGTTTTGGAGCAGTTCTTCCTCTGCAGCGCTTCAGTTCTCATGATGTGAAGCAGCttcactgttttctcttctAACAAATCACGGTGTATTATTGACATGCATCTGTGTCTTCATGGTCCtaaatattgaatgtatttatattgtataaGCTGCTTTATGTACGAGTATACTGCTGAGATCTGACTCAGCCATGCAACCTTAACATACAGTAGATGGtgaataaaactgtgaaaacctTTTGACTTAGAAAAACAACGGCTGAATTCAATCACCAGATCACTATTCAAACAGGGTTATTGATTTAGAGTAAATCTTGAACtagtgtggagtactgtggagtactgttgTACTGTTGAGTGAGTACTGttgtactgtggagtactgtattATTGTGGAGTACTGCGCCTGGAGGTGCTGATGCTGGGAATGATCACATCAGGatattaccatggcaaccaaatgAAGCGCTTCATTCATCAGACAGAAAGACTACTCCGTCCCcccgtctacaaaccaatcagagtcaagtgtAGATAGGctccgcccacgtaggtgatgatgACAGGATGTACGTCCGTCAGACAAAACTCTTTCGTCCCTAAATTACAATGAGAAACTAAAACTAactaaatgaaacaaacacatgaaacttGGCTTTTAGTCGTTGAGtaataaaactgaaaacctTGTGACATCTGACTATACAAATTTTTGGACTTGttcaataaaataagaataactatataaattcaatattcttaccttaaatactttaaaactcAATTTTTCCTGAGGTGGTGGTTTTCTCTTTAAATCCTGTTTGTAAGAGGAGGAAAAACCGCTGAGTTATAACAAACTGTACTAACTACCTGAATGTGTTGTGACCGGGTTGGTCCACTACCAAGATtataaaaatctataaatacaaagaaaaacactaaaTAGAATATAACATTAATGAACATCTTCTGCTTCATTTTTTCTGTGGAATATTCTTATCAGCAAAAACCCACGCTCACACAGATCAGTTTGTCTCTCGTCTTATTTGTTATTAATTATTTGCCTGTATTTAACCTGGTTAGTCCGGCTCAGGGAGTTCTGCAACAACAGAGTTTCAACGGGTAAAGTAACGAGAGATTATTAACATGAAAACTTAAATCATATAAATCACTTGAACACAGACAATCCTGGACTCAAGAGATTTTTAACCTAAGGATTCAAACAGCCACTGCAACATTCAATTAAATATTATATCTGCAATTATATTCCTAAGTGGTGAATGAAACTCCGCCTACAACAAATAGTTTCTCACGTCTGCTGCGTGTTCGACGAGCTCCACCCATGCAGGTATTTCCCctgagctcccccccccccccccggtgcagCCATACATTAAGCTGTACGTTTGATCAACTGCTGTTCTCACAGT
The sequence above is a segment of the Limanda limanda chromosome 2, fLimLim1.1, whole genome shotgun sequence genome. Coding sequences within it:
- the zbtb45 gene encoding zinc finger and BTB domain-containing protein 45 produces the protein MAAGTETVHYIHLHNSSQSVLEALRTQRREGLFCDVTVRIHDASLRAHACVLAAGSPFFQDKLLLGHSEISVPPLVPAETVKQLVDFMYSGSLVVLQSQALCILTAASILQIKTVIDECTQIISQRKAAAGAAAAAAAAAAAAAGSAMLGGVLPKQEERGGGKGRESGGGGSCSVGGAGGGYANFSSFMAECGASNMGAGLGGGGVGVGESGQGQMEQANTVSLMALGDLGPGSMCGDGMGSGAGGILMKQSSSCTQDVRYKLRDLLAQTANGANAGSTGNLSAGCSSGVASVDSIGRDSLRGNTTDLSDDLVGMDRYSEEEDLDGRERGRDGDRDRGASHSRKQRQPLRLQVLGGEGVVVKDEGVQDTDGTVYALEEGRRVGEHEGSQESMAGFGQDFYDEQAVFSESFWPQSEPPRAMAFNPRGRVNKPLTPPPTTQSINNQLLFQYPVSQSQPPPFYVGGPMGGIDSMAGTEPSQPAPPPAPMTPAPPPSNCSAGPSPSSQGSETSFDCTHCGKSLRSRKNYSKHMFIHSGQKPHQCSICWRSFSLRDYLLKHMVVHTGVRAFQCSMCGKRFTQKSSLNVHMRTHRAERTFQCNVCHRAFTHRTLLERHALQHAHHTPQGQGQGRGADMTSPTKHSPPALGGPSGMAGPAGMVGSMSNMPGHGASST